The following coding sequences are from one Plectropomus leopardus isolate mb chromosome 10, YSFRI_Pleo_2.0, whole genome shotgun sequence window:
- the gpr18 gene encoding N-arachidonyl glycine receptor has protein sequence MKLDLNFSNMSVESVRLEQGPVEYRMAGLIFYCFVFIIGVIVNITALWVFALTTKKRNSVTVYMINVAVVDLTFILLLPFRMIYHHQDYWPFGDIFCRISAALTIFYPCIALWLFALISADRYMAIVQPKHAKELRNVPKAVVASFGVWVMTLGSTVPLLFSEEDPDRISNFTTCIKMQDIIHMRHDNLVNFVRLIFFFLVPICIMIGCYIVIVDNLIHGRTSKLKPKVKQKSIRIIITLIIQVLVCFVPFHVCLVLRLLGTGKDGGFSTWAVFTTFLMNLSTVLDIILYYIVSKQFQDRVISVILYRNYLRSVRRKSRHTHTGSVRSMSNLTSAII, from the coding sequence ATGAAGCTGGATCTAAACTTCTCGAACATGTCTGTGGAGTCTGTGAGGCTGGAGCAGGGACCGGTGGAGTACCGCATGGCTGGCCTGATCTTCTACTGCTTCGTCTTCATCATCGGAGTCATCGTCAACATCACTGCTTTATGGGTATTTGCTCTCACCACGAAGAAGAGGAACTCTGTCACTGTCTACATGATAAACGTGGCAGTGGTGGACCTCACCTTCATCCTGCTGCTTCCCTTTAGAATGATCTACCATCACCAGGACTATTGGCCCTTTGGGGATATTTTCTGCCGAATCAGTGCAGCTCTCACCATCTTCTACCCCTGCATCGCCCTGTGGCTGTTTGCTCTGATCAGTGCGGACCGCTATATGGCCATCGTCCAGCCAAAGCACGCAAAAGAGCTGAGGAATGTCCCAAAGGCGGTGGTGGCCAGTTTTGGAGTGTGGGTCATGACTTTGGGCAGCACTGTACCACTTCTCTTCTCTGAAGAAGACCCCGATCGCATCTCCAACTTCACCACCTGCATCAAGATGCAAGACATCATCCACATGCGCCACGACAACCTTGTCAACTTTGTGCGActcatcttcttcttcctgGTCCCCATATGTATCATGATTGGTtgttatattgttattgtgGATAATCTGATCCACGGGCGAACTTCGAAACTCAAACCTAAAGTGAAGCAGAAGTCCATCCGGATTATCATCACACTGATTATCCAagtgttggtgtgttttgtgCCTTTCCATGTGTGCTTGGTGCTCCGTCTGCTCGGGACGGGCAAAGACGGTGGTTTCAGCACATGGGCGGTCTTCACCACATTCCTCATGAACCTGAGCACAGTCTTAGACATTATTCTGTACTATATTGTCTCCAAGCAGTTCCAGGACAGGGTGATCAGCGTGATTCTGTACAGGAACTATCTACGAAGTGTGAGACGGAAGAGCAGGCACACTCACACGGGCAGCGTCCGATCGATGAGCAACCTGACCAGCGCGATAATATGA
- the gpr183a gene encoding G-protein coupled receptor 183-A encodes MGSTTAPVTSTVPSKYNGSNETTCDTLYAHRHYARVLMPLFYCIVFIVGLFGNCLALHVIRPNLKKMNSTTLYSLNLVISDILFTLSLPARIIYYALGFHWPLGEVPCKISGLIFYINTYAGVNFMTCLSVDRFIAVVLPLRFARLRKVNNVRYICVGVWLMVLTQTLPLLGMPMTNKEPDGFITCMEYPNFEQVEHIATILIGGVFIGYVMPVVTILVCYSVLCSKLHFTAKTNHLTEKSGRSRKAIGVICCVSLVFIVCFSPYHIDILQYMIRKLVSSPDCADLTAFQVSLHITVCLMNLNSSLDPFIYFFACKGYKRKLRKLLRLKVSMSFSSAVRTSPEGSSKDIIDGNKIQLNSSTVGTTSERRFLRDE; translated from the coding sequence ATGGGTTCAACCACTGCACCTGTGACCTCCACCGTCCCTTCCAAGTACAATGGCTCTAATGAAACAACCTGTGACACCCTATATGCCCACCGGCACTACGCCAGGGTCCTCATGCCTCTTTTCTACTGCATCGTGTTCATTGTGGGGCTGTTTGGTAACTGCCTCGCCCTCCATGTCATCCGTCCCAATCTGAAGAAAATGAACTCCACCACTTTGTACTCTCTCAACCTAGTCATCTCCGACATCCTCTTCACCCTCTCTCTGCCAGCAAGGATTATCTACTATGCTCTGGGCTTCCACTGGCCTCTGGGCGAAGTGCCGTGCAAGATCTCGGGCCTCATCTTCTACATCAACACCTACGCCGGGGTTAATTTCATGACCTGCCTGAGTGTAGACCGTTTCATCGCCGTCGTGCTGCCTCTGCGCTTTGCCAGACTCAGGAAGGTCAATAATGTGCGCTAcatttgtgttggtgtgtggcTGATGGTCTTGACGCAGACACTCCCCCTTCTGGGCATGCCTATGACCAACAAGGAGCCTGACGGCTTCATCACCTGTATGGAATACCCCAACTTTGAGCAGGTTGAACATATTGCCACGATACTGATAGGTGGTGTCTTCATTGGTTATGTCATGCCTGTGGTCACCATCCTTGTGTGTTACTCTGTCCTATGCTCCAAACTCCATTTCACAGCCAAGACCAACCATTTGACAGAAAAATCTGGGCGTAGCCGCAAGGCCATTGGCGTGATCTGCTGCGTATCCCTGGTGTTTATCGTCTGTTTCAGCCCCTACCACATTGATATCCTACAGTACATGATCCGCAAGCTGGTGTCAAGTCCTGATTGCGCCGATCTCACAGCCTTTCAGGTGTCGCTGCACATTACTGTGTGTCTGATGAACCTCAATTCCTCTTTGGATCCTTTTATCTACTTTTTTGCCTGTAAGGGCTACAAGAGGAAACTCCGCAAGTTGCTAAGGCTAAAGGTGAGCATGTCCTTCTCCAGCGCGGTGAGGACGTCACCTGAAGGCTCCTCCAAGGACATAATTGATGGCAACAAGATCCAACTCAACAGTTCGACTGTAGGTACAACCAGTGAAAGGAGATTTCTCCGGGATGAGTGA
- the si:ch211-184m13.4 gene encoding G-protein coupled receptor 183 isoform X2: MAIENITLDSENSPNQSSCDVFVYQQAAVVLFPIFYSVVFIISACGNSLVLYVICQRKQKFNSTSVYLVNLALSDTLFTLALPGRIIYYIRHFDWPFGDALCRLTALLFFANTYAGIGFMTCISLDRYLAMVHPHRLQCLRSVKVVRRVSCLVWALVSLEVAPLLFRSMLREHQGKQTCMEYFNFEGSRFIPYLLLLACTISFCCPLVIIICCYAKINLKLRAAAKQNSVTGRSRRNHRANTIILLILLTFIVCFSPYHLNVMQFMSRKIDHWVTCQELRAFKVSLQITVSLMNFNCCLDPVIYFFAIKTYKKRVLSLFKDYLYTSGASSKMTAENSSSNT, from the exons ATGGCTATTGAAAATATCACCCTGGATTCTGAAAACTCTCCAAATCAGAGCAGCTGCGATGTGTTTGTCTACCAACAAGCAGCCGTGGTCCTCTTCCCTATTTTCTACTCTGTGGTTTTCATCATCAGTGCGTGCGGCAACAGCCTGGTTCTCTATGTCATCTGCCAGAGGAAGCAGAAGTTCAACTCCACCTCCGTCTATCTTGTCAACCTAGCACTATCTGACACCCTGTTCACACTGGCACTGCCCGGAAGAATCATTTATTACATCCGCCACTTTGACTGGCCTTTTGGTGACGCCCTCTGCAGACTGACCGCACTGCTCTTCTTTGCAAATACATATGCAG GTATTGGCTTTATGACGTGCATCAGTCTGGACCGATACCTGGCCATGGTGCACCCACACCGGCTGCAGTGTTTGCGGAGTGTGAAGGTGGTTCGCAGGGTCTCCTGCCTAGTGTGGGCTCTGGTGTCCCTGGAGGTCGCGCCTTTGCTGTTTCGCAGCATGCTGCGTGAGCACCAGGGTAAACAGACCTGTATGGAGTACTTCAACTTTGAGGGCTCCCGCTTCATCCCTTATCTCCTGCTTCTGGCCTGCACCATCTCCTTCTGCTGTCCGCTCGTCATCATCATATGCTGCTACGCAAAGATCAACCTGAAGCTGCGAGCTGCAGCCAAGCAAAACTCTGTAACTGGTCGATCGAGGAGAAATCACAGGGCCAACACCATTattctcctcatcctcctcaccTTCATCGTATGCTTCAGCCCTTACCACCTCAATGTTATGCAGTTTATGTCCAGAAAGATAGACCACTGGGTAACCTGCCAGGAACTGCGGGCCTTTAAGGTGTCCTTACAG ATCACAGTTTCACTAATGAACTTCAACTGCTGCCTGGATCCAGTCATCTACTTCTTTGCCATTAAGACATACAAGAAGCGGGTGTTGAGCCTGTTCAAGGACTATCTGTACACTTCCGGTGCCTCCTCCAAAATGACAGCTGAAAATAGCAGCAGCAACACCTGA
- the si:ch211-184m13.4 gene encoding G-protein coupled receptor 183 isoform X1, with amino-acid sequence MTGRMAIENITLDSENSPNQSSCDVFVYQQAAVVLFPIFYSVVFIISACGNSLVLYVICQRKQKFNSTSVYLVNLALSDTLFTLALPGRIIYYIRHFDWPFGDALCRLTALLFFANTYAGIGFMTCISLDRYLAMVHPHRLQCLRSVKVVRRVSCLVWALVSLEVAPLLFRSMLREHQGKQTCMEYFNFEGSRFIPYLLLLACTISFCCPLVIIICCYAKINLKLRAAAKQNSVTGRSRRNHRANTIILLILLTFIVCFSPYHLNVMQFMSRKIDHWVTCQELRAFKVSLQITVSLMNFNCCLDPVIYFFAIKTYKKRVLSLFKDYLYTSGASSKMTAENSSSNT; translated from the exons ATGACAGGTAGGATGGCTATTGAAAATATCACCCTGGATTCTGAAAACTCTCCAAATCAGAGCAGCTGCGATGTGTTTGTCTACCAACAAGCAGCCGTGGTCCTCTTCCCTATTTTCTACTCTGTGGTTTTCATCATCAGTGCGTGCGGCAACAGCCTGGTTCTCTATGTCATCTGCCAGAGGAAGCAGAAGTTCAACTCCACCTCCGTCTATCTTGTCAACCTAGCACTATCTGACACCCTGTTCACACTGGCACTGCCCGGAAGAATCATTTATTACATCCGCCACTTTGACTGGCCTTTTGGTGACGCCCTCTGCAGACTGACCGCACTGCTCTTCTTTGCAAATACATATGCAG GTATTGGCTTTATGACGTGCATCAGTCTGGACCGATACCTGGCCATGGTGCACCCACACCGGCTGCAGTGTTTGCGGAGTGTGAAGGTGGTTCGCAGGGTCTCCTGCCTAGTGTGGGCTCTGGTGTCCCTGGAGGTCGCGCCTTTGCTGTTTCGCAGCATGCTGCGTGAGCACCAGGGTAAACAGACCTGTATGGAGTACTTCAACTTTGAGGGCTCCCGCTTCATCCCTTATCTCCTGCTTCTGGCCTGCACCATCTCCTTCTGCTGTCCGCTCGTCATCATCATATGCTGCTACGCAAAGATCAACCTGAAGCTGCGAGCTGCAGCCAAGCAAAACTCTGTAACTGGTCGATCGAGGAGAAATCACAGGGCCAACACCATTattctcctcatcctcctcaccTTCATCGTATGCTTCAGCCCTTACCACCTCAATGTTATGCAGTTTATGTCCAGAAAGATAGACCACTGGGTAACCTGCCAGGAACTGCGGGCCTTTAAGGTGTCCTTACAG ATCACAGTTTCACTAATGAACTTCAACTGCTGCCTGGATCCAGTCATCTACTTCTTTGCCATTAAGACATACAAGAAGCGGGTGTTGAGCCTGTTCAAGGACTATCTGTACACTTCCGGTGCCTCCTCCAAAATGACAGCTGAAAATAGCAGCAGCAACACCTGA